One genomic window of Lepeophtheirus salmonis chromosome 5, UVic_Lsal_1.4, whole genome shotgun sequence includes the following:
- the LOC121118488 gene encoding uncharacterized protein isoform X6, whose protein sequence is MSMKVKSMTSPPPRPPFLPGTSSAISARLSSFEKPSPPPECSPRRSCSMGSVDSGGKPKEGMVSQIASIFQVAPPKEKPRLFKKPQIPVTRPNKGDGENSSASVERSQSHTTRFNDARAMFEKMGGSTEELDVVRDPHSRFPSRSRSVSPQESMIQQRPVSTSTAHSENNVPIPLRKTSLPHFISSSSDELLHSSVTASEKSSIKELTNKQRNWFSNFEKGKVENGTRESVKKSPIHTTATTPTSHVVSSNSHKHPTLSSSKSEDEEYFLTNPEEDEHHEKPPLSARTSSSSSDSIEDYIRNWKKTSPTATPCKSPPPGERIKQDDLEDAGPEVLNAVNKILEKNQSELNSHQPLSNSKPALSPKPPLEIVKRLSFNGKNYKPNMEGRTSVSSSEDNEDDENHSNGSLVTAMAVTVREDDSEDMNSPKVSDRINREFNFSRQNGTEHARSFAQGMIYDASLDDLKSDKILIGDGPASLLIDESKLFPSLEPIESKNAVEEFNKLTDDPNLDSLSDDPPTVNDDEDTDPVTVVHKSPSVSSISSTTNEVPFIDDELDESNISPINDKELYYSNPLVLDLKQSFNSLPSDKCQTPEPTVDLMENSDLNPKTFSNTNYSNNCVQGTIKKDESSSSSDEYQDELQFDATVSSGHLGFKEDNGDFRSTPIKLGLDESKSNPVVIEEMTPNEADMLLSSNLLEKRLTDDQAREVVRLLSPDKENVTNVNVDSEELIVAKAASEALDKLDNLVYQSECRENIASTTAPKEIEDQDDSIVLIKDPAKEVYFDECTGVHYLDDGHYWFEIDGIDPASAYEGSASFFKSPGRLSFSNEPIRQFSTYSIDEYDRRNDDIDPVAASAEYELEKRVEKMDTFEVELVKGPDGLGLSIIGMGVGADTGLEKLGIFVKTVTPGGAATKNNQIKVNDQIIEVDGKSLVGVTQAYASSVLQNTSGVIRFVIGRDKDPENSEVAQLIRQSLQADLDRAERQRQHMAQLEQYDSSEHTSVTNSSTVEGEHTIQEEEFETRREEDGFATSPEESISSPDNRELMNDPKGQKLNNDIKILKRRLEEAQYRNMAIEAEMAEMRSKITSGSKLNNTSEEQQIQTDKANLTESGIQTSLSLEDQERSKELERKYAHAKRIIHELKEHEQFLALQLQERDQGYHSHLKLLSDRVIQLEKELASTQKYAGIPISLPYNHDGTNLLSPPELLKRKPVLPEDASLDISETEEVNVYNMDNKDIKEEFDSAVPAHELLDIRANKFKAELATKGAMMSQRHRPTPDALRSNVLKRSVSAASASSFQTTDSFELDQESCSESREATPDSDSGYMAATCVAVSNRTYNKPLPPLPKANPPISPSKNPNFLAEMNNAVQRRQEQHKTNTKSQPLPNPAVSSSIAGGGGNMSLADQLKSSLEERRKNAAVANLESGVPDEVIADIKQAVKIADDNVRKTNSSSSHLPTTQSVIIPTVETTTHSYYHHHQQHHHNANNSNSNNIGQHSHPSPSSSTYGLDHRQNNNGGIVLIGQNAFDNITAGSPSTAPNTHSRHNIEFRNSPSSNSYQNTTATTNNNSNSSSSGLPHHHHPSSPPRILQEGSSSVAGPEHLNKTSSKNSSNNNNNANSQAWSANPVEEWAKEQVCQWLLALGMESYITLFMDKTITGAALLNFDSNGLKELGIKSKEDREKIKKKIKELKAHNDKDNKKEVKKENFLKKAFKK, encoded by the exons ATGTCGATGAAGGTGAAAAGCATGACCTCTCCTCCTCCGAGACCTCCGTTTCTACCGGGAACGTCCTCAGCGATATCTGCTCGCCTTTCTAGTTTTGAGAAGCCCTCTCCTCCTCCCGAG TGCTCACCTCGGCGTTCTTGTTCCATGGGGAGTGTGGACAGCGGAGGGAAGCCCAAGGAAGGGATGGTCTCTCAAATTGCATCCATATTTCAAGTAGCGCCTCCAAAGGAAAAGCCGCGTCTCTTTAAAAAGCCACAAATCCCTGTGACTCGTCCTAACAAAGGAGACGGAGAGAATTCTTCGGCGTCTGTTGAGCGATCTCAAAGCCATACAACACGATTTAATGATGCACGAGccatgtttgaaaaaatggggGGATCTACGGAGGAACTAGATGTTGTGAGAGATCCTCATTCACGTTTTCCCTCGCGATCACGCTCTGTAAGTCCACAAGAATCTATGATCCAACAGCGTCCAGTCTCCACATCTACGGCTCATTCGGAGAATAATGTCCCAATCCCCCTGAGGAAAACATCCCTTCCTCACTTCATCTCCTCTTCGTCAGATGAACTTCTTCATTCTTCGGTTACTGCATCAGAAAAATCTTCTATAAAAGAACTTACTAATAAACAGCGCAACTGGTTCAgcaattttgaaaaaggaaaagtcGAAAACGGGACACGAGAATCTGTTAAAAAAAGTCCTATCCATACTACTGCTACTACTCCCACTTCTCATGTCGTCTCATCAAATTCACATAAACACCCAACTCTTTCCTCTTCCAAGAGTGAGGATGAAGAATATTTCCTTACTAATCCAGAAGAAGATGAACATCATGAAAAACCTCCTTTAAGTGCACGaacctcctcctcctcttctgACTCAATTGAGGATTATATCCGAAATTGGAAGAAGACGAGTCCCACAGCTACACCATGTAAATCCCCACCTCCTGGTGAAAG GATAAAGCAAGATGATTTGGAGGATGCCGGGCCTGAAGTTCTAAATGCTGTCAACAAAA ttctggaaaaaaatcaatctgaaCTCAATTCACATCAGCCTTTGTCGAATTCTAAGCCTGCACTCTCTCCCAAACCACCTCTAGAAATAGTAAAACGTCTTTCATTTAATGGGAAAAACTATAAACCAAATATGGAAGGTAGGACTTCTGTTTCTTCCTCAGAGGATAATGAAGATGATGAGAATCATTCAAATGGCTCTTTAGTTACAGCTATGGCTGTTACAGTCAGAGAAGATGACTCAGAAGACATGAATAGTCCTAAAGTATCTGACAGAATCAATAGGGAATTCAATTTTAGCCGACAAAATGGTACAGAACATGCAAGAAGTTTTGCTCAAGGAATGATCTATGACGCTTCATTGGATGACTTAAAatcagataaaattttaattggtGATGGACCAGCCTCCCTTTTAATTGATGAATCGAAACTTTTTCCTAGTTTAGAGCCCATTGAAAGTAAAAATGCCGTAGAGgaattcaataaattaacagACGATCCTAATTTAGATTCATTGTCAGACGATCCACCAACTGTGAATGACGATGAAGATACTGATCCTGTTACTGTGGTTCATAAATCTCCTTCCGTGTCTTCTATATCCTCTACCACAAATGAAGTGCCTTTTATTGATGATGAGTTGgatgaatcaaatatttctcCAATAAATGATAAAGAATTGTATTATTCCAATCCTCTCGTGCTTGATCTCAAACAATCTTTCAATTCTTTACCATCAGATAAGTGCCAAACCCCTGAGCCCACAGTGGATTTAATGGAAAATTCTGATTTAAATCCTAAAACTTTTTCTAATACTAATTATTCTAACAATTGTGTTCAAGGAACAATCAAAAAAGATGAATCCTCTTCATCTTCGGATGAGTATCAAGATGAACTTCAGTTTGATGCTACTGTTTCTAGTGGTCATTTGGGTTTTAAAGAAGATAATGGAGATTTTCGGAGTACTCCAATAAAATTAGGACTTGATGAATCCAAATCAAATCCTGTAGTGATAGAGGAAATGACACCTAATGAAGCTGACATGCTGCTCTCTTctaatcttttggaaaaaagactTACAGATGATCAAGCAAGGGAAGTGGTACGTCTTCTGAGTCCTGATAAAGAGAATGTAACTAATGTTAATGTTGATTCTGAGGAATTAATTGTCGCTAAAGCAGCTTCTGAGGCTTTGGATAAACTAGACAATTTAGTTTATCAGTCTGAGTGCCGAGAAAATATTGCTAGTACTACAGCTCCTAAGGAAATCGAAGACCAGGATGATAGCATAGTATTGATAAAGGATCCTGCAAAGGaagtttattttgatgaatGCACTGGAGTTCACTATTTAGATGACGGGCATTATTGGTTCGAAATAGATGGAATAGATCCTGCTTCTGCTTATGAGGGATCAGCCTCTTTCTTTAAATCGCCTGGACGTCTAAGTTTTTCAAATGAGCCTATTCGGCAGTTTTCTACCTATTCTATTGATGAATATGACCGTCGAAATGACGATATAGATCCTGTTGCGGCATCGGCTGAATACGAGTTGGAGAAAAGAGTAGAAAAAATGGATACTTTTGAAGTGGAATTAGTGAAAGGTCCAGATGGACTAGGTCTGAGCATAATCGGAATGGGTGTTGGTGCAGATACAGGCTTAGAAAAGTTGGGCATCTTCGTAAAAACCGTAACTCCGGGTGGTGCTgccacaaaaaataatcaaatcaaagTCAACGACCAAATCATCGAAGTCGATGGGAAATCTCTCGTTGGAGTCACACAAGCTTATGCCTCGTCTGTGTTACAAAATACTTCTGGCGTTATCAGATTTGTTATTGGAAGGGACAAAGATCCTGAAAATAGTGAAGTTGCTCAGCTTATCAGGCAATCCCTAcag gcGGACTTGGATAGAGCAGAGCGCCAAAGACAGCATATGGCTCAATTGGAGCAGTATGATTCGAGTGAGCACACCTCTGTTACAAATTCAAGCACTGTTGAAGGGGAGCATACCATTCAAGAGGAAGAGTTTGAGACTCGTAGAGAAGAAGATGGCTTTGCTACTTCTCCAGAAGAATCAATTTCTTCTCCAGATAATCGTGAGCTGATGAACGATCCTAAAGGTCAAAAGCTTAacaatgatattaaaattttaaaacgtAGATTGGAAGAG GCTCAGTATCGAAATATGGCGATAGAAGCTGAGATGGCAGAAATGAGGTCCAAA ATTACTTCGGGTTCAAAGTTAAATAATACGTCTGAAGAACAGCAAATTCAAACAGACAAAGCTAATCTCACTGAATCTGGTATACAAACGTCGTTAAGCTTGGAAGATCAG gaAAGGTCCAAAGAACTTGAACGAAAATACGCTCATGCTAAGCGGATCATACATGAATTAAAGGAACACGAACAATTTTTAGCTCTTCAGCTTCAGGAACGAGACCAGGGATACcattcacatttaaaattactGAGTGATCGGGTGATTCAACTAGAAAAAGAACTTGCTTCCACTCAGAAATATGCTGGTATTCCTATTTCCCTGCCATATAATCATGATGGAACGAATTTGTTATCGCCTCCagaacttttaaaaagaaaacca GTATTACCTGAAGACGCTTCCTTAGACATTTCTGAAACTGAAGAAGTTAACGTTTACAATATGGACAACAAGGATATTAAAGAAGAATTTGACAGTGCTGTTCCTGCTCATGAATTATTGGACATAAGAGCCAATAAATTTAAAGCTGAATTAGCCACTAAAGGTGCCATGATGTCGCAAAGACACCGACCAACCCCTGATGCTCTTCGATCTAATGTTCTCAAAAGAAGTGTCAGCGCAGCTAGTGCTTCCAGTTTCCAGACG ACTGATAGTTTTGAGCTAGATCAGGAGAGCTGCAGTGAATCTCGTGAAGCAACGCCTGATAGTGATTCTGGTTATATGGCTGCGACATGTGTAGCAGTCTCGAATCGAACGTATAATAAACCTCTTCCTCCACTACCAAAGGCAAACCCTCCTATATCTCCTagtaaaaatccaaatttcctGGCTGAAATGAATAATGCTGTCCAACGACGACAAGAACAGCATAAGACGAACACTAAATCGCAACCATTACCCAATCCTGCTGTCTCTTCTTCCATTGCTGGAGGAGGAGGAAACATGAGTTTAGCAGATCAACTCAAGTCTTCCCTagaagagagaaggaaaaacgCGGCTGTTGCCAACTTGGAGTCTGGTGTTCCAGATGAAGTCATTGCTGACATCAAGCAGGCTGTCAAAATTGCCGACGATAATG TACGGAAGACGAATTCATCATCATCGCACCTACCTACTACTCAATCTGTGATCATTCCTACTGTAGAGACCACCACTCATTCTTACTACCATCATCATCAACAACACCATCACAATGCTAATAAcagtaatagtaataatattggTCAGCATAGTCATCCATCCCCTTCTTCTTCCACTTATGGACTTGATCATcgacaaaataataatggtgGAATTGTACTCATAGGTCAAAATGCTTTTGATAATATTACAGCGGGCTCACCTTCTACAGCTCCTAATACTCATTCCAGGCATAATATCG AATTCCGGAACTCTCCATCGTCTAACAGCTATCAAAATACCACCGCCACCACCAACAATAACAGCAACAGTAGTAGCAGTGGTCTTCCTCATCACCATCATCCAAGTTCTCCTCCAAGAATTCTTCAAGAGGGATCCTCATCCGTCGCAGGACCTGAACACCTTAACAAAACTTCATCAAAGAATAGTAGCAACAATAACAACAATGCGAATAGTCAGGCCTGGTCTGCTAACCCTGTTGAAGAGTGGGCCAAGGAACAA GTCTGTCAGTGGCTTTTAGCTTTGGGAATGGAGAGCTACATCACCCTTTTCATGGACAAGACCATTACAGGGGCAGctcttttgaattttgattcaAATGGTCTGAAGGAACTCGGTATTAAAAGTAAAGAGGATCGAgagaaaatcaaaaagaaaataaaggaattaaaagcGCATAATGAcaaggataataaaaaagaagtcaaaaaagaaaactttcttAAAAAAGCTTTCAAGAAATGA
- the LOC121118488 gene encoding uncharacterized protein isoform X8, whose protein sequence is MSMKVKSMTSPPPRPPFLPGTSSAISARLSSFEKPSPPPECSPRRSCSMGSVDSGGKPKEGMVSQIASIFQVAPPKEKPRLFKKPQIPVTRPNKGDGENSSASVERSQSHTTRFNDARAMFEKMGGSTEELDVVRDPHSRFPSRSRSVSPQESMIQQRPVSTSTAHSENNVPIPLRKTSLPHFISSSSDELLHSSVTASEKSSIKELTNKQRNWFSNFEKGKVENGTRESVKKSPIHTTATTPTSHVVSSNSHKHPTLSSSKSEDEEYFLTNPEEDEHHEKPPLSARTSSSSSDSIEDYIRNWKKTSPTATPCKSPPPGERIKQDDLEDAGPEVLNAVNKILEKNQSELNSHQPLSNSKPALSPKPPLEIVKRLSFNGKNYKPNMEGRTSVSSSEDNEDDENHSNGSLVTAMAVTVREDDSEDMNSPKVSDRINREFNFSRQNGTEHARSFAQGMIYDASLDDLKSDKILIGDGPASLLIDESKLFPSLEPIESKNAVEEFNKLTDDPNLDSLSDDPPTVNDDEDTDPVTVVHKSPSVSSISSTTNEVPFIDDELDESNISPINDKELYYSNPLVLDLKQSFNSLPSDKCQTPEPTVDLMENSDLNPKTFSNTNYSNNCVQGTIKKDESSSSSDEYQDELQFDATVSSGHLGFKEDNGDFRSTPIKLGLDESKSNPVVIEEMTPNEADMLLSSNLLEKRLTDDQAREVVRLLSPDKENVTNVNVDSEELIVAKAASEALDKLDNLVYQSECRENIASTTAPKEIEDQDDSIVLIKDPAKEVYFDECTGVHYLDDGHYWFEIDGIDPASAYEGSASFFKSPGRLSFSNEPIRQFSTYSIDEYDRRNDDIDPVAASAEYELEKRVEKMDTFEVELVKGPDGLGLSIIGMGVGADTGLEKLGIFVKTVTPGGAATKNNQIKVNDQIIEVDGKSLVGVTQAYASSVLQNTSGVIRFVIGRDKDPENSEVAQLIRQSLQPSEDEDEDMDDDDDCWADLDRAERQRQHMAQLEQYDSSEHTSVTNSSTVEGEHTIQEEEFETRREEDGFATSPEESISSPDNRELMNDPKGQKLNNDIKILKRRLEEAQYRNMAIEAEMAEMRSKITSGSKLNNTSEEQQIQTDKANLTESGIQTSLSLEDQERSKELERKYAHAKRIIHELKEHEQFLALQLQERDQGYHSHLKLLSDRVIQLEKELASTQKYAGIPISLPYNHDGTNLLSPPELLKRKPVLPEDASLDISETEEVNVYNMDNKDIKEEFDSAVPAHELLDIRANKFKAELATKGAMMSQRHRPTPDALRSNVLKRSVSAASASSFQTTDSFELDQESCSESREATPDSDSGYMAATCVAVSNRTYNKPLPPLPKANPPISPSKNPNFLAEMNNAVQRRQEQHKTNTKSQPLPNPAVSSSIAGGGGNMSLADQLKSSLEERRKNAAVANLESGVPDEVIADIKQAVKIADDNEPTDMGIIPPEFRNSPSSNSYQNTTATTNNNSNSSSSGLPHHHHPSSPPRILQEGSSSVAGPEHLNKTSSKNSSNNNNNANSQAWSANPVEEWAKEQVCQWLLALGMESYITLFMDKTITGAALLNFDSNGLKELGIKSKEDREKIKKKIKELKAHNDKDNKKEVKKENFLKKAFKK, encoded by the exons ATGTCGATGAAGGTGAAAAGCATGACCTCTCCTCCTCCGAGACCTCCGTTTCTACCGGGAACGTCCTCAGCGATATCTGCTCGCCTTTCTAGTTTTGAGAAGCCCTCTCCTCCTCCCGAG TGCTCACCTCGGCGTTCTTGTTCCATGGGGAGTGTGGACAGCGGAGGGAAGCCCAAGGAAGGGATGGTCTCTCAAATTGCATCCATATTTCAAGTAGCGCCTCCAAAGGAAAAGCCGCGTCTCTTTAAAAAGCCACAAATCCCTGTGACTCGTCCTAACAAAGGAGACGGAGAGAATTCTTCGGCGTCTGTTGAGCGATCTCAAAGCCATACAACACGATTTAATGATGCACGAGccatgtttgaaaaaatggggGGATCTACGGAGGAACTAGATGTTGTGAGAGATCCTCATTCACGTTTTCCCTCGCGATCACGCTCTGTAAGTCCACAAGAATCTATGATCCAACAGCGTCCAGTCTCCACATCTACGGCTCATTCGGAGAATAATGTCCCAATCCCCCTGAGGAAAACATCCCTTCCTCACTTCATCTCCTCTTCGTCAGATGAACTTCTTCATTCTTCGGTTACTGCATCAGAAAAATCTTCTATAAAAGAACTTACTAATAAACAGCGCAACTGGTTCAgcaattttgaaaaaggaaaagtcGAAAACGGGACACGAGAATCTGTTAAAAAAAGTCCTATCCATACTACTGCTACTACTCCCACTTCTCATGTCGTCTCATCAAATTCACATAAACACCCAACTCTTTCCTCTTCCAAGAGTGAGGATGAAGAATATTTCCTTACTAATCCAGAAGAAGATGAACATCATGAAAAACCTCCTTTAAGTGCACGaacctcctcctcctcttctgACTCAATTGAGGATTATATCCGAAATTGGAAGAAGACGAGTCCCACAGCTACACCATGTAAATCCCCACCTCCTGGTGAAAG GATAAAGCAAGATGATTTGGAGGATGCCGGGCCTGAAGTTCTAAATGCTGTCAACAAAA ttctggaaaaaaatcaatctgaaCTCAATTCACATCAGCCTTTGTCGAATTCTAAGCCTGCACTCTCTCCCAAACCACCTCTAGAAATAGTAAAACGTCTTTCATTTAATGGGAAAAACTATAAACCAAATATGGAAGGTAGGACTTCTGTTTCTTCCTCAGAGGATAATGAAGATGATGAGAATCATTCAAATGGCTCTTTAGTTACAGCTATGGCTGTTACAGTCAGAGAAGATGACTCAGAAGACATGAATAGTCCTAAAGTATCTGACAGAATCAATAGGGAATTCAATTTTAGCCGACAAAATGGTACAGAACATGCAAGAAGTTTTGCTCAAGGAATGATCTATGACGCTTCATTGGATGACTTAAAatcagataaaattttaattggtGATGGACCAGCCTCCCTTTTAATTGATGAATCGAAACTTTTTCCTAGTTTAGAGCCCATTGAAAGTAAAAATGCCGTAGAGgaattcaataaattaacagACGATCCTAATTTAGATTCATTGTCAGACGATCCACCAACTGTGAATGACGATGAAGATACTGATCCTGTTACTGTGGTTCATAAATCTCCTTCCGTGTCTTCTATATCCTCTACCACAAATGAAGTGCCTTTTATTGATGATGAGTTGgatgaatcaaatatttctcCAATAAATGATAAAGAATTGTATTATTCCAATCCTCTCGTGCTTGATCTCAAACAATCTTTCAATTCTTTACCATCAGATAAGTGCCAAACCCCTGAGCCCACAGTGGATTTAATGGAAAATTCTGATTTAAATCCTAAAACTTTTTCTAATACTAATTATTCTAACAATTGTGTTCAAGGAACAATCAAAAAAGATGAATCCTCTTCATCTTCGGATGAGTATCAAGATGAACTTCAGTTTGATGCTACTGTTTCTAGTGGTCATTTGGGTTTTAAAGAAGATAATGGAGATTTTCGGAGTACTCCAATAAAATTAGGACTTGATGAATCCAAATCAAATCCTGTAGTGATAGAGGAAATGACACCTAATGAAGCTGACATGCTGCTCTCTTctaatcttttggaaaaaagactTACAGATGATCAAGCAAGGGAAGTGGTACGTCTTCTGAGTCCTGATAAAGAGAATGTAACTAATGTTAATGTTGATTCTGAGGAATTAATTGTCGCTAAAGCAGCTTCTGAGGCTTTGGATAAACTAGACAATTTAGTTTATCAGTCTGAGTGCCGAGAAAATATTGCTAGTACTACAGCTCCTAAGGAAATCGAAGACCAGGATGATAGCATAGTATTGATAAAGGATCCTGCAAAGGaagtttattttgatgaatGCACTGGAGTTCACTATTTAGATGACGGGCATTATTGGTTCGAAATAGATGGAATAGATCCTGCTTCTGCTTATGAGGGATCAGCCTCTTTCTTTAAATCGCCTGGACGTCTAAGTTTTTCAAATGAGCCTATTCGGCAGTTTTCTACCTATTCTATTGATGAATATGACCGTCGAAATGACGATATAGATCCTGTTGCGGCATCGGCTGAATACGAGTTGGAGAAAAGAGTAGAAAAAATGGATACTTTTGAAGTGGAATTAGTGAAAGGTCCAGATGGACTAGGTCTGAGCATAATCGGAATGGGTGTTGGTGCAGATACAGGCTTAGAAAAGTTGGGCATCTTCGTAAAAACCGTAACTCCGGGTGGTGCTgccacaaaaaataatcaaatcaaagTCAACGACCAAATCATCGAAGTCGATGGGAAATCTCTCGTTGGAGTCACACAAGCTTATGCCTCGTCTGTGTTACAAAATACTTCTGGCGTTATCAGATTTGTTATTGGAAGGGACAAAGATCCTGAAAATAGTGAAGTTGCTCAGCTTATCAGGCAATCCCTAcag CCGTCTGAAGACGAAGATGAGGATATGGATGATGACGATGATTGTTGG gcGGACTTGGATAGAGCAGAGCGCCAAAGACAGCATATGGCTCAATTGGAGCAGTATGATTCGAGTGAGCACACCTCTGTTACAAATTCAAGCACTGTTGAAGGGGAGCATACCATTCAAGAGGAAGAGTTTGAGACTCGTAGAGAAGAAGATGGCTTTGCTACTTCTCCAGAAGAATCAATTTCTTCTCCAGATAATCGTGAGCTGATGAACGATCCTAAAGGTCAAAAGCTTAacaatgatattaaaattttaaaacgtAGATTGGAAGAG GCTCAGTATCGAAATATGGCGATAGAAGCTGAGATGGCAGAAATGAGGTCCAAA ATTACTTCGGGTTCAAAGTTAAATAATACGTCTGAAGAACAGCAAATTCAAACAGACAAAGCTAATCTCACTGAATCTGGTATACAAACGTCGTTAAGCTTGGAAGATCAG gaAAGGTCCAAAGAACTTGAACGAAAATACGCTCATGCTAAGCGGATCATACATGAATTAAAGGAACACGAACAATTTTTAGCTCTTCAGCTTCAGGAACGAGACCAGGGATACcattcacatttaaaattactGAGTGATCGGGTGATTCAACTAGAAAAAGAACTTGCTTCCACTCAGAAATATGCTGGTATTCCTATTTCCCTGCCATATAATCATGATGGAACGAATTTGTTATCGCCTCCagaacttttaaaaagaaaacca GTATTACCTGAAGACGCTTCCTTAGACATTTCTGAAACTGAAGAAGTTAACGTTTACAATATGGACAACAAGGATATTAAAGAAGAATTTGACAGTGCTGTTCCTGCTCATGAATTATTGGACATAAGAGCCAATAAATTTAAAGCTGAATTAGCCACTAAAGGTGCCATGATGTCGCAAAGACACCGACCAACCCCTGATGCTCTTCGATCTAATGTTCTCAAAAGAAGTGTCAGCGCAGCTAGTGCTTCCAGTTTCCAGACG ACTGATAGTTTTGAGCTAGATCAGGAGAGCTGCAGTGAATCTCGTGAAGCAACGCCTGATAGTGATTCTGGTTATATGGCTGCGACATGTGTAGCAGTCTCGAATCGAACGTATAATAAACCTCTTCCTCCACTACCAAAGGCAAACCCTCCTATATCTCCTagtaaaaatccaaatttcctGGCTGAAATGAATAATGCTGTCCAACGACGACAAGAACAGCATAAGACGAACACTAAATCGCAACCATTACCCAATCCTGCTGTCTCTTCTTCCATTGCTGGAGGAGGAGGAAACATGAGTTTAGCAGATCAACTCAAGTCTTCCCTagaagagagaaggaaaaacgCGGCTGTTGCCAACTTGGAGTCTGGTGTTCCAGATGAAGTCATTGCTGACATCAAGCAGGCTGTCAAAATTGCCGACGATAATG AACCCACTGATATGGGCATTATTCCTCCAGAATTCCGGAACTCTCCATCGTCTAACAGCTATCAAAATACCACCGCCACCACCAACAATAACAGCAACAGTAGTAGCAGTGGTCTTCCTCATCACCATCATCCAAGTTCTCCTCCAAGAATTCTTCAAGAGGGATCCTCATCCGTCGCAGGACCTGAACACCTTAACAAAACTTCATCAAAGAATAGTAGCAACAATAACAACAATGCGAATAGTCAGGCCTGGTCTGCTAACCCTGTTGAAGAGTGGGCCAAGGAACAA GTCTGTCAGTGGCTTTTAGCTTTGGGAATGGAGAGCTACATCACCCTTTTCATGGACAAGACCATTACAGGGGCAGctcttttgaattttgattcaAATGGTCTGAAGGAACTCGGTATTAAAAGTAAAGAGGATCGAgagaaaatcaaaaagaaaataaaggaattaaaagcGCATAATGAcaaggataataaaaaagaagtcaaaaaagaaaactttcttAAAAAAGCTTTCAAGAAATGA